From the Ciona intestinalis chromosome 2, KH, whole genome shotgun sequence genome, one window contains:
- the LOC100180722 gene encoding 4F2 cell-surface antigen heavy chain: MGSPEKPIDVEMGDMSDETKELNPEVKVELLKKEEPEKDRFTGLKKEELLAISNEPKWVRARWVLFILFWLVWIAMLVGAILIVVNAPRCKPEPVPQWYQDTVVYEADVAEFAADFKGMENHLPYIQSLKSDAVLVSGAGDPTGNLPGFDDLKKAMEDKSMKLMVDLVIDTLSISHTYFQTSAVSGCTGNLCDFFIWRPNSTDLNQEDSKFQWVYNEARGSNYKASKSDANLAFINYGNAKASEYAMDLVGSWFNKGIDGVQLRDLANVQESDILTNKIWKKYIEDSNATVPRALFLYSSAQPATQMLSDLSVNGTNTIPSPVQVNAGPAMEVNKANSGKLIQNSITAWRSQSRSISAYTVSPLGGPLAEEKYGNKTASGLNLLVLTLPGVPVLRSGDEIGAQSSVFEWPETITEESIPENTNQNTLLTTKGVTVLRVAGIQCLQALRYDTQDADTTFNFLDIGNDAVVAFLRKWTTKAAVLVVSNMSPTEQTVAVNVAGGLLDKDDNLVKKTKVVVASSDYSADAEVDLSALKLSPGTTVIFKS; the protein is encoded by the exons atggGAAGCCCAGAAAAGCCAATTGATGTTGAAATGGGGGACATGTCAGACGAAACGAAGGAgcttaacccagaggttaaaGTTGAACttctaaaaaaagaagaaCCAGAAAAGGATCGTTTTACTGGATTAAAGAAAGAGGAACTCTTag ctATTTCCAATGAACCGAAATGGGTACGAGCTCGCTGGGTTTTGTTCATCCTTTTCTGGCTTGTGTGGATTGCCATGCTGGTTGGTGCTATCCTAATTGTCGTGAATGCTCCTCGTTGTAAACCAGAACCCGTCCCACAATGGTATCAAGATACTGTTGTATACGAAGCTGATGTTGCTGAATTTGCCGCCGACTTTAAAG GAATGGAAAACCATTTGCCATACATCCAGTCTCTGAAATCTGATGCAGTGCTTGTAAGTGGTGCTGGAGACCCAACAGGAAACCTTCCAGGTTTTGATGATTTGAAAAAAGCAATGGAAGATAAAT CAATGAAACTTATGGTGGATTTGGTCATTGACACACTGTCAATAAGCCACACTTATTTCCAAACCTCAGCTGTTTCTGGTTGCACAGGAAATCTGTGCGACTTCTTCATTTGGAGACCTAACTCAACTGATTTAAACCAAGAA GATTCAAAGTTTCAATGGGTTTACAATGAAGCTCGTGGCTCAAATTATAAAGCAAGCAAAAGTGACGCTAATCTTGCATTTATTAACTATGGAAATGCAAAAGCCAGTGAATATGCAATG gATCTGGTTGGAAGTTGGTTTAATAAGGGAATTGATGGAGTTCAACTGCGGGATCTTGCAAATGTTCAAGAATcagatattttaacaaataaaatttggaaaaaatatattgaagaCTCAAATGCTACTGTTCCAAG GGCGTTGTTCCTTTACTCATCTGCTCAGCCAGCAACTCAAATGCTGTCCGATCTATCTGTGAATGGTACAAACACAATTCCTAGCCCTGTGCAGGTTAATGCTGGGCCAGCTATGGAAGTGAACAAGGCGAACTCTGGTAAACTAATTCAGAATTCTATCACTGCTTGGAGAAGCCAATCTCGTTCCATCTCTGCCTACACA GTCAGCCCACTTGGGGGACCATTGGCAGAAGAGAAATATGGCAACAAAACAGCTTCTGGTTTGAATTTACTTGTTCTTACTCTTCCCGGAGTCCCAGTGCTTCGTTCTGGAGATGAAATTGGAGCACAGTCTTCTGTATTTGAGTGGCCAGAAACAATTACAGAGGAA AGCATCCCAGAAAATACAAACCAGAATACTTTGTTGACAACAAAAGGAGTTACAGTACTTCGTGTGGCAGGCATCCAATGCCTACAAGCACTGAGATACGATACACAAGATGCTGATACAACATTTAATTTCCTTGACATAG gtAATGATGCTGTGGTTGCATTCCTGCGTAAGTGGACAACAAAGGCTGCAGTGCTTGTTGTGAGCAACATGAGTCCTACAGAGCAAACCGTTGCTGTTAATGTAGCTGGTGGATTGCTTGATAAGGATGACAACCTTGTGAAAAAGACAAAG gTGGTCGTTGCAAGCAGTGATTATAGCGCTGATGCTGAAGTTGACTTGTCTGCACTAAAGTTGTCTCCTGGAACAACTGTGATCTTCAAatcttaa
- the LOC100184573 gene encoding cAMP and cAMP-inhibited cGMP 3',5'-cyclic phosphodiesterase 10A: MTSPWAYRQMRTQPRLPFPGQRCTQSPQFDDRDISSPELNRCVGQLTGLTKLDPSNLDSCAFEEYIIANVRLETLNRWCTKKRSQLQNDSVAGEGKLKSLGDVGVQQVSDQQRILEKETKSIYNNSELLFEKISTGNYLHPLYMLCSHLQTSTMSTSFTFYAVGGTCDTIHLYNPELPQWQNDPPPESRTSILPSYPVEEGGTVASHVASTQQSVTIDDITMDERFPKGTSTLESAAVSVMCLPVALPNGDLIGVVEFCRAWHNAEYTFETLAMAQTTLTWATMAIDKTQVSSGLEQQNAMSNFLLQVSRTYLDDITDVDNIIQHIMRFAKTLVSADRCALFLHDKEAGELYSNLFDNGEVMDGKSVFSKKTELRFSVTKGIAGASVRTKQTLNIPDAYSDPRFNRAVDKATGYTTKSILCIPIMSNDEVYGVVEMINRKDGGSFTMNDQNNFQMFAVFCALALRYSKVHTRLQKDQCRHAILKEKYFYHSQYSKADYNELIKAQKDDETFVLPPNFDRFHFSLFHLDKKLMSYFINMVIELAGSGSHLLPSANVMTDFILTVRENYRDIQYHNWQHAMTVTHAMFCMLKQNLEIFDEVERYALLVACVCHDLDHRARSNQFLQKTSHPLALLYPASTMEYHHISMAKDILGRKESKVFQNMTNEEYEKAMYVLKEAILATDLALYFGNRGQIEELLTQGEFDFDNQQHRTSAIGLMMTACDLSSSAKDWSVTRQNLLDLHYEFWEEGDQRKKLGIKPLLPMMDRALEEDLAEGQVGFYSNVSIKCFESLARVLPSCEPLAIRGKENLGHWRKEAEIVKEKKEEKRKIAEKEKQREERLKQEGLGLTLRGGMWVVEESRPTS, translated from the exons ATGACATCTCCGTGGGCTTATCGTCAAATGAGAACTCAACCTCGGCTTCCATTTCCTGGTCAAAGATGTACCCAAAGCCCCCAGTTTGATGATCGTGATATTTCATCCCCAGAACTAAATCGATGCGTTGGTCAACTCACAGGATTGACAAAGCTTGATCCTTCGAATTTAGATTCATGCGCATTTGAAGAATATATCATTGCAAATGTGCGCTTGGAGACACTTAACAGATGGTGTACTAAAAAAAGGTCCCAGTTACAAAATGATAGTGTTGCTGGTGAAGGTAAATTAAAATCTTTGGGCGATGTTGGCGTGCAACAAGTCAGTGATCAACAGCGAATACTAGAAAAGGAAACTAAATCGATTTATAACAACAGCGAGTTACTTTTTGAAAAG ATATCAACTGGAAATTATTTGCATCCTTTGTACATGCTATGTTCCCATCTACAAACATCAACGATGTCTACGAGTTTCACGTTTTACGCGGTTGGTGGGACTTGTGATACAATCCATTTGTATAATCCAGAACTACCACAGTGGCAAAACGATCCACCACCAGAAAGCAG AACTTCCATTCTTCCAAGTTATCCTGTAGAGGAAGGTGGCACAGTTGCTTCACATGTTGCAAGCACCCAACAATCTGTAACTATTGACGACATAACTATGGATGAGAGATTTCCGAAGGGAACTTCTACCCTTGAATCTG CCGCTGTATCGGTGATGTGTCTGCCTGTAGCGTTACCAAACGGTGATCTAATTGGTGTAGTAGAATTTTGTCGCGCGTGGCACAATGCAGAATATACATTTGAAACTCTAGCGATGGCTCAG ACGACGCTAACTTGGGCAACCATGGCAATAGACAAAACACAAGTAAGCAGTGGACTAGAACAACAAAACGCCATGAGCAATTTTCTTCTTCAAGTCTCGAGAACATACCTTGATGATATTACAGACGTGGACAATATCATTCAGCATATAATGAG GTTTGCTAAGACGTTGGTATCAGCAGATAGATGTGCCTTGTTTCTCCACGATAAAGAAGCTGGTGAACTCTACTCTAACTTATTCGACAATGGCGAGGTTATGGATGGAAAGAGCGTATTTTCAAAGAAAACTGAGTTGCG TTTTTCAGTAACAAAGGGAATAGCGGGTGCATCAGTGAGAACGAAGCAAACATTGAACATTCCCGACGCTTATTCGGATCCCAGGTTTAACCGGGCAGTGGACAAAGCTACAG GGTACACCACAAAAAGCATCCTCTGCATACCAATCATGAGTAACGACGAAGTTTATGGAGTTGTTGAGATGATAAACAGGAAAGATGGGGGTTCTTTTACCATGAACGATCAGAACAACTTTCAGATGTTTGCGGTGTTCTGCGCACTTGCTTTGCGTTATTCAAAG GTCCATACTAGACTGCAAAAAGATCAATGCAGGCATGCAATACTGAAggagaaatatttttaccacagTCAATACTCAAAGGCAGATTACAATGAGTTAATTAAGGCACAGAAAGACGatgaaacttttgttttgccCCCCAACTTTGACAG GTTCCATTTCTCTCTGTTTCATCTTGATAAAAAGCTCATGAGTTATTTCATTAACATGGTTATTGAACTAGCTGGTAGTGGATCTCATTTGCTGCCCTCAGCAAACGTCATGACTGATTTTATCCTGACTGTCCGTGAGAACTACCGTGACATACAATATCATAACTGGCAACACGCTATGACGGTCACACACGCGATGTTCTGTATGTTGAAgcaaaatttagaaatttttgACGAAGTTGAGAGATATGCATTGCTAGTTGCTTGCGTATGTCATGATCTGGACCACAGAGCAAGATCAAACCAGTTTTTGCAGAAAACCTCGCATCCACTAGCACTACTGTATCCAGCATCCACAATGGAATATCATCACATTAGTATGGCGAAAGATATTCTCGGTCGAAAAGAAAGCAAGGTGTTTCAAAACATGACTAACGAGGAATACGAAAAGGCAATGTATGTGTTGAAAGAAGCAATTCTAGCTACGGATCTAGCATTGTATTTTGGCAATAGGGGCCAGATAGAAGAACTTTTAACCCAAGGAGAATTTGACTTCGATAATCAGCAGCACAG GACAAGCGCCATTGGTTTAATGATGACCGCATGTGACTTGAGTTCTTCAGCTAAAGACTGGAGTGTAACGAGACAAAACCTTCTGGATCTTCATTATGAGTTTTGGGAAGAGGGCGATCAGAGGAAAAAGCTTGGGATCAAACCTTTGCTTCCAATGATGGACAGAGCACTGGAAGAGGATCTGGCAGAAGGTCAGGTCGGATTTTATTCAAACGTCTCCATCAAATGTTTTGAGTCTTTGGCCCGGGTCCTCCCATCTTGTGAGCCATTGGCAATCCGTGGAAAAGAGAATCTTGGTCACTGGAGAAAAGAGGCTGAAATTGTTAAAGAGAAAAAGGAGGAGAAGAGAAAGATCGCAGAAAAAGAGAAGCAGCGAGAAGAGCGGTTGAAACAAGAAGGTCTTGGTTTAACTTTACGTGGGGGAATGTGGGTCGTAGAAGAATCTCGTCCCACTTCATAA
- the LOC100186248 gene encoding lysocardiolipin acyltransferase 1 has product MGSVGAGCGLIGGVFSVSFLFITCLYGSIFIYGPVLPLMVIWPWLYRRVVEVLSSMWQTQIVTCFELLQGMKVVVTGDAIQRHEKTMVLMNHRTRLDWLYFFPYVFHARILNRQKIALKSMLKWIPGLGWAMQVAGYIFLDRQWEADQVHISNILSYFVELESKPNILFFAEGTDFNEGSKKRSKEYARKSGLTEFEYVLQPRTTGFTYFVNHLRNISGIHAVHDVTIAYPYEILHNELELIKAGAPRAVHFHIKRYSISELPEDQDELGKWCQNLWAEKEALLKEYYSEPNPDLRRFKCEKKPPQDPRTFLLILGFCAWSAITVFCTYLVVVSSFARYYALMMILFYLSSGYLLGGVEKLEMILFEQFKKPRPLWGRRNSGRGEIGGGDAYYTRLNRS; this is encoded by the exons ATGGGCTCTGTTGGTGCTGGTTGTGGATTAATTGGAGGTGTATTTTCAGTTTCATTTCTCTTTATCACTTGTCTATATGGATCCATTTTCATATATGGACCTGTGCTACCACTGATGGTTATATGGCCTTGGCTATATAGAAGAGTGGTTGAGGTTCTTAGCTCAATGTGGCAGACACAAATTGTG ACTTGTTTtg AACTTCTGCAAGGAATGAAAGTTGTTGTCACTGGAGATGCAATCCAACGTCATGAGAAGACGATGGTGTTGATGAATCACAGAACCAGACTTGACTGGTTGTATTTCTTTCCCTATGTGTTCCACGCTCGTATCCTTAACAGGCAGAAAATCGCACTGAAGTCAATGTTGAAATGGATTCCAGGGTTGG gTTGGGCCATGCAAGTTGCAGGTTATATATTCCTTGATAGGCAATGGGAAGCTGACCAAGTTCATATTAGCAACATTCTGAGCTATTTTGTTGAACTCGAAtcaaaaccaaatattttatttttcgctGAAG GAACTGATTTTAATGAAGGAAGTAAGAAAAGAAGCAAAGAATATGCTCGGAAAAGTGGTTTAACTGAGTTTGAGTACGTGCTTCAACCAAGAACTACCGGTTTCACATACTTTGTCAACCATTTGCGAAATA TCAGTGGCATACACGCTGTACATGATGTCACGATTGCGTACCCGTACGAGATCCTGCATAATGAGCTCGAACTAATAAAAGCAGGGGCGCCTCGTGCTGTTCATTTTCACATCAAGCGTTATTCAATATCCGAG TTGCCGGAAGACCAGGATGAATTAGGCAAATGGTGTCAGAATCTTTGGGCTGAAAAGGAAGCTTTGTTGAAAGAATATTATTCTGAACCCAATCCCGATCTCCGGCGTTTTAAGTGCGAGAAAAAACCACCGCAGGATCCGAGAACCTTCTTGCTCATCCTAGGTTTCTGTGCGTGGTCGGCGATCACTGTTTTCTGTACCTACCTTGTCGTTGTCAGTTCATTTGCGCGCTATTACGCATTGATGatgattctattttatttgagCTCCGGTTACCTGCTTGGCGGAGTCGAAAAGCTCGAGATGATTTTGTTTGAACAGTTTAAAAAGCCTCGTCCTTTGTGGGGGCGTAGAAACAGCGGTCGCGGAGAAATAGGCGGTGGCGACGCTTATTATACTCGATTAAACCGttcataa
- the LOC100183873 gene encoding DDB1- and CUL4-associated factor 13, translated as MKVKVLSRNPDDYLRETKRDIHKVFRNYNPVLHPFEAPREYMRALNATKLDRVFAKPFLASLDGHRDGVCCLCKHRKRLSYLFSGSCDGEIRQWNLTNRQCIRTLQGHTGFVRGLACSPDGKRFISVGDDKTVKHWNSDPLSEERDIPINTVVAKSLYTGVDHHWTDSIYATCGQSVDIWNMERSEPVRVYKWGMDSIQSVKFNPVETNLCISTVSDRSIRLYDIRAAVPLNKVTLKLRSNVAVWNPMEAYNFTAANEDHNLYTFDMRKLDFALNVHTDHTDAVLDVDYSPTGRELVSGSYDRTIRIFPVSGTGHSREVYHTKRMQRVFTVKWSADNRYILSGSDETNIRMWKARASEKLGRMTPREKAAADYNEKLKLKYAYHPQVKRIARHRHVPKTIYQAMKEKKLIKDSQRKKEQNLRANSKPGTVPRVPEKLKHIVLPPQE; from the exons ATGAAGGTAAAAGTTCTATCTAGAAACCCTGATGATTACCTGCGAGAAACTAAACGTGACATACACAAAG TTTTCCGCAACTACAACCCTGTCCTCCACCCCTTTGAGGCTCCAAGAGAGTATATGAGAGCTTTGAATGCTACGAAACTTGACAGAGTCTTTGCTAAACCGTTTCTAGCTTCACTAGATGGACACCGTGACGGTGTTTGCTGCTTATGTAAACATAGAAAGAGATTGAGTTATTTATTTTCGGGATCCTGTGATGGAGAG ATACGTCAATGGAATCTCACTAACAGGCAATGTATCCGAACATTACAAGGTCATACTGGGTTTGTAAGAGGTTTAGCATGTTCACCAGATGGAAAGAGGTTCATATCAGTTGGTGAtgataaaacagtaaaacattGGAACTCAGATCCTCTCAGTGAAGAAAGAGACATTCCTATCAACACAGTGGTAGCTAAG tCCCTGTATACTGGTGTTGATCACCATTGGACGGATTCAATATATGCAACATGTGGACAATCTGTTGATATTTGGAATATGGAACGTTCAGAACCTGTCAGAGTTTATAAATGGGGGATGGATTCAATTCAAAGTGTCAAGTTTAATCCTGTTGAAACTAATCTGTGTATAAGCACAGTTTCTGACCGAAGCATCAGACTTTATGACATTAGAGCTGCGGTGCCTCTCAATAAAGTAACATTAAAACTTCGAAGTAATGTTGCTGTGTGGAATCCCATGGAAGCATACAATTTCACTGCTGCCAATGAAGACCATAA CTTATATACATTTGATATGAGAAAATTGGATTTTGCATTGAATGTCCACACCGATCACACCGATGCTGTGCTTGATGTTGATTATTCACCAACTGGTCGCGAACTTGTATCTGGGAGCTACGATAG gacGATACGAATATTTCCTGTGTCTGGTACTGGTCATAGTAGGGAAGTGTATCATACAAAACGAATGCAACGCGTATTTACTGTAAAGTGGTCAGCTGATAACAG GTATATTTTATCTGGATCtgatgaaacaaatattcGAATGTGGAAAGCAAGGGCATCAGAGAAACTTGGAAGG ATGACGCCTCGTGAAAAAGCAGCTGCTGATtataatgaaaaattaaagctGAAATATGCCTACCATCCTCAAGTAAAGAGAATTGCACGCCacag ACATGTACCTAAAACTATTTATCAAGCTATgaaagaaaagaaattgaTAAAAGATTCTCAAcggaaaaa AGAGCAAAATCTGAGAGCCAACAGCAAGCCAGGGACTGTTCCACGGGTgccagaaaaattaaaacacattgtttTGCCACCACAAGAGTAA
- the LOC100183078 gene encoding leucine-rich repeat-containing protein 74A isoform X2, which produces MSPLNEFSNETEKESKETDNLEDTPVNEVKVSETAIVDDPLPIVQLTDEEAYDTDLEIEDEGRTAYRSFTAVDIYFKSCEQLGVVPASYFVTHLQHEVMNMSHHGLGPNGTKAIAAPLVINTSILELNIEDNWITAEGMRDIADMLMENCYISILNISHNKLGSEGARYVGEMLQENTTLRTLNISRNDFKDSDGQYFAEALRQNFRLKELDISGNEFCELGGEWMGQAIAANEAIETLNLSWNHLRLKGALAVCAGMKSNITVKTLDLSWNGFADEGAMAMGEALKTNNTLVWLDLSFNRISDKGLTMLAKGLEVNDTLRTLRIGDNPFGEEGALLLINAIFKNEKSAIEDLDLKSVRVNREFLELAEKLRGRTSSLGGSRTSFTFTVKSSDASTEQREQKISREEADPMMVMQKFLEDKRLRLVDLFRNFDKDLSWKISPAEFKKGITDAEIPFTKLQLKNLMNSLDIDTDGQVNYRTLVKEE; this is translated from the exons ATGTCGCCGTTAAATGAATTTTCAAATGAAACCGAAAAAGAAAGTAAAGAAACCGATAACTTAGAGGACACCCCAGTTAACGAGGTTAAG GTGTCCGAAACTGCCATAGTGGATGATCCTTTACCAATTGTTCAATTAACAGACGAAGAAGCGTATGATACAGATTTAGAAATAGAAG ATGAAGGTAGAACCGCATATCGCAGTTTTACAGCTGTTGACATTTACTTTAAATCCTGTGAGCAACTCGGTGTCGTGCCTGCTTCTTATTTCGTAACCCACCTTCAACATGAAGTTATGAATATGAGCCATCATGGATTGGGGccaaatggaacaaaagcCATAGCTGCGCCCCTTGTG ATAAACACTTCAATTTTGGAATTAAACATCGAGGATAATTGGATAACAGCCGAGGGTATGAGAGATATAGCGGATATGTTAATGGAAAACTGCTACATTTCTATTCTG AACATATCTCACAACAAACTTGGATCCGAAGGCGCCCGCTACGTTGGTGAGATGCTGCAGGAGAACACTACTTTGCGGACGCTTAATATTTCCCGTAATGATTTTAAAGATTCTGACGGCCAGTACTTCGCAGAGGCGTTGCGTCAAAACTTCAGGTTAAAA GAGCTTGACATCAGTGGAAACGAGTTTTGTGAATTGGGCGGTGAATGGATGGGTCAAGCTATTGCTGCTAACGAAGCGATTGAAACACTTAATCTCAGCTGGAATCACCTGAGATTAAAG GGAGCACTTGCAGTGTGTGCTGGTATGAAATCAAACATCACTGTGAAAACTCTCGATCTATCATGGAATGGTTTTGCCGATGAAGGAGCTATGGCGATGGGAGAGGCGTTGAAAACCAACAACACATTAGTTTGGCTCGACCTCAGCTTTAACAGGATTTCAGATAAAG GTTTAACCATGTTGGCAAAGGGTCTTGAGGTAAACGACACTCTACGAACGTTAAGGATCGGCGACAACCCATTCGGTGAGGAAGGAGCACTTTTGCTTATAAATGCAAtctttaaaaacgaaaaatcgGCGATTGAAGATTTGGATTTGAAG AGCGTCCGCGTAAACAGAGAGTTTCTTGAGTTGGCGGAAAAATTACGCGGAAGAACTTCGTCGCTGGGTGGCAGTAGAACATCTTTCACGTTCACCGTGAAAAGCAGTGATGCTTCGACTGAACAAAGGGAGCAGAAAATTTCCCGAGAAGAGGCCGACCCAATGATGGTTATGCAG AAATTTTTGGAAGACAAGAGGCTTCGGTTGGTTGACTTGTTCCGAAACTTTGACAAGGATCTTAGTTGGAAGATATCTCCTGCCGAGTTCAAGAAAGGAATCACAGACGCTGAAATTCCATTCACCAAACTTCAGCTTAAGAATTTAATGAACAGTCTAGACATCGACACTGATGGCCAGGTTAATTACAG AACGCTAGTAAAGGAAGAATGA
- the LOC100183078 gene encoding leucine-rich repeat-containing protein 74A isoform X1 gives MSPLNEFSNETEKESKETDNLEDTPVNEVKVSETAIVDDPLPIVQLTDEEAYDTDLEIEDEGRTAYRSFTAVDIYFKSCEQLGVVPASYFVTHLQHEVMNMSHHGLGPNGTKAIAAPLVINTSILELNIEDNWITAEGMRDIADMLMENCYISILNISHNKLGSEGARYVGEMLQENTTLRTLNISRNDFKDSDGQYFAEALRQNFRLKELDISGNEFCELGGEWMGQAIAANEAIETLNLSWNHLRLKGALAVCAGMKSNITVKTLDLSWNGFADEGAMAMGEALKTNNTLVWLDLSFNRISDKGLTMLAKGLEVNDTLRTLRIGDNPFGEEGALLLINAIFKNEKSAIEDLDLKSVRVNREFLELAEKLRGRTSSLGGSRTSFTFTVKSSDASTEQREQKISREEADPMMVMQKFLEDKRLRLVDLFRNFDKDLSWKISPAEFKKGITDAEIPFTKLQLKNLMNSLDIDTDGQVNYRELLIGKKEAVLKLREQRRKEVRRKAKEVEKTENFLSVWQEAVKATTPIHSRDNSPSASPLSSRSLVVGTPGTKSSNVVAEASRRLKKGRRKSKHGAKLSPSTTPRSGYDDEIQTSAPHHKDFGINKQLTRGDTELQPVTLLIPDVERTAKISNQKVSKDASRLSSRFRRTAGIPNSRKIPLT, from the exons ATGTCGCCGTTAAATGAATTTTCAAATGAAACCGAAAAAGAAAGTAAAGAAACCGATAACTTAGAGGACACCCCAGTTAACGAGGTTAAG GTGTCCGAAACTGCCATAGTGGATGATCCTTTACCAATTGTTCAATTAACAGACGAAGAAGCGTATGATACAGATTTAGAAATAGAAG ATGAAGGTAGAACCGCATATCGCAGTTTTACAGCTGTTGACATTTACTTTAAATCCTGTGAGCAACTCGGTGTCGTGCCTGCTTCTTATTTCGTAACCCACCTTCAACATGAAGTTATGAATATGAGCCATCATGGATTGGGGccaaatggaacaaaagcCATAGCTGCGCCCCTTGTG ATAAACACTTCAATTTTGGAATTAAACATCGAGGATAATTGGATAACAGCCGAGGGTATGAGAGATATAGCGGATATGTTAATGGAAAACTGCTACATTTCTATTCTG AACATATCTCACAACAAACTTGGATCCGAAGGCGCCCGCTACGTTGGTGAGATGCTGCAGGAGAACACTACTTTGCGGACGCTTAATATTTCCCGTAATGATTTTAAAGATTCTGACGGCCAGTACTTCGCAGAGGCGTTGCGTCAAAACTTCAGGTTAAAA GAGCTTGACATCAGTGGAAACGAGTTTTGTGAATTGGGCGGTGAATGGATGGGTCAAGCTATTGCTGCTAACGAAGCGATTGAAACACTTAATCTCAGCTGGAATCACCTGAGATTAAAG GGAGCACTTGCAGTGTGTGCTGGTATGAAATCAAACATCACTGTGAAAACTCTCGATCTATCATGGAATGGTTTTGCCGATGAAGGAGCTATGGCGATGGGAGAGGCGTTGAAAACCAACAACACATTAGTTTGGCTCGACCTCAGCTTTAACAGGATTTCAGATAAAG GTTTAACCATGTTGGCAAAGGGTCTTGAGGTAAACGACACTCTACGAACGTTAAGGATCGGCGACAACCCATTCGGTGAGGAAGGAGCACTTTTGCTTATAAATGCAAtctttaaaaacgaaaaatcgGCGATTGAAGATTTGGATTTGAAG AGCGTCCGCGTAAACAGAGAGTTTCTTGAGTTGGCGGAAAAATTACGCGGAAGAACTTCGTCGCTGGGTGGCAGTAGAACATCTTTCACGTTCACCGTGAAAAGCAGTGATGCTTCGACTGAACAAAGGGAGCAGAAAATTTCCCGAGAAGAGGCCGACCCAATGATGGTTATGCAG AAATTTTTGGAAGACAAGAGGCTTCGGTTGGTTGACTTGTTCCGAAACTTTGACAAGGATCTTAGTTGGAAGATATCTCCTGCCGAGTTCAAGAAAGGAATCACAGACGCTGAAATTCCATTCACCAAACTTCAGCTTAAGAATTTAATGAACAGTCTAGACATCGACACTGATGGCCAGGTTAATTACAG ggaACTTCTTATTGGGAAAAAAGAGGCAGTGTTAAAACTACGTGAACAAAGAAGGAAGGAGGTCCGCAGGAAAGCAAAGGAAGTCGAAAAAACTGAGAACTTTCTTTCTGTGTGGCAAGAGGCGGTTAAAGCAACTACACCAATCCACAGTAGAGACAATTCGCCTTCAGCCTCGCCACTAAGTAGCAGAAGTCTTGTGGTTGGAACACCGGGGACCAAAAGCAGCAACGTCGTGGCTGAAGCAAGTCGCCGATTAAAAAAAGGGCGACGCAAGTCCAAACATGGCGCAAAGTTGAGTCCGTCTACCACTCCCCGCAGTGGTTACGATGACGAGATTCAAACGAGCGCTCCACATCATAAAGATTTCGgaattaataaacaattaacacgcGGAGATACGGAATTACAACCCGTTACGTTACTGATACCAGATGTAGAACGTACTGCGAAAATTTCAAACCAAAAAGTTTCCAAAGATGCAAGCAGACTATCCTCTCGCTTCAGAAGAACAGCCGGAATTCCGAACTCCAGAAAAATCCCCCTAACCTAG